One genomic region from Panthera tigris isolate Pti1 chromosome D1, P.tigris_Pti1_mat1.1, whole genome shotgun sequence encodes:
- the WEE1 gene encoding wee1-like protein kinase isoform X2, translating to MSFLSRQQPPPPRRPGASCTLRQKLIFSPCSDCEEEEEEEEEEGSGHSTGEDSAFQEPDSPLPPARSPTEPGPERRRSPGPAPGSPGELEEDMLLRGACPGADAAGGGAEGDSWEEEGFGSSSPVKSPAAAYFLGSSFSPVRCGGSGDASPRGCGARRASEGPCSPPPDHPGTPPHKTFRKLRLFDTPHTPKSLLSKARGIDSSSVKLRGGSLFMDTEKSGKREFDMRQTPQVNINPFTPDSVLLHSSGQCRRRKRTHWNDSCGEDMEASDYEFEDETRPAKRITITESNMKSRYTTEFHELEKIGSGEFGSVFKCVKRLDGCVYAIKRSKKPLAGSVDEQNALREVYAHAVLGQHSHVVRYFSAWAEDDHMLIQNEYCNGGSLADAISENYRSMSYFTEAELKDLLLQVGRGLRYIHSMSLVHMDIKPSNIFISRTSIPNAASEEGDEDDWASNKVMFKIGDLGHVTRISSPQVEEGDSRFLANEVLQENYTHLPKADIFALALTVVCAAGAEPLPRNGDQWHEIRQGRLPRIPQVLSQEFTELLKVMIHPDPEKRPSAMALVKHSVLLSASRKSAEQLRIELNAEKFKNSLLQKELKKAQMAKAAAEERALFTDRMTTRSTTQSLEFQFMPTNPLCQWEIQCTMPPLG from the exons ATGAGCTTCCTAAGCCggcagcagccgccgccgccccgccgtCCCGGGGCTTCTTGCACTTTGCGGCAGAAGCTGATCTTCTCGCCCTGTAGCGactgtgaggaggaggaggaggaggaagaggaggagggcagcGGCCACAGCACGGGGGAGGACTCGGCCTTTCAAGAGCCTGACTCTCCACTGCCGCCCGCGCGGAGCCCCACAGAGCCCGGGCCCGAGCGCCGCCGctcgcccggcccggcccccggcAGCCCCGGGGAGCTGGAGGAGGACATGTTGCTGCGAGGCGCCTGTCCGGGCGCGGacgcggcgggcggcggggccgAGGGCGACTCATGGGAGGAGGAGGGCTTCGGCTCCTCATCGCCGGTCAAGTCGCCGGCAGCCGCCTACTTCCTGGGCAGCTCGTTCTCGCCGGTGCGCTGCGGCGGCTCGGGGGACGCGTCCCCGCGCGGTTGCGGGGCGCGCCGGGCTAGCGAGGGCCCCTGCTCGCCGCCGCCGGACCACCCCGGCACCCCGCCGCACAAGACCTTCCGCAAGCTGCGGCTCTTCGACACGCCGCACACGCCCAAG AGTTTGCTCTCCAAAGCTCGAGGAATTGATTCCAGCTCTGTTAAACTCCGAGGTGGTTCTTTGTTCATGGAtacagaaaaatcaggaaaaagggAATTTGACATGAGACAGACTCCTCAAGTGAATATTAATCCTTTTACCCCAGATTCTGTGTTACTTCATTCCTCAGGACAGTGTCGTAGAAGAAAGCGAACACATTGGAATGA TTCTTGTGGTGAAGATATGGAAGCCAGTGATTATGAGTTTGAAGATGAAACAAGACCTGCTAAA AGAATCACAATTACTGAAAGCAATATGAAGTCACGGTATACAACAGAATTTCATGAGCTAGAGAAAATTGGCTCTGGAGAATTTGGTTCTGTGTTTAAGTGTGTGAAGAGGCTGGATGGATGCGTTTATGCCATTAAGCGATCAAAAAAGCCATTGGCTGGCTCCGTCGATGA GCAGAACGCTTTGAGGGAAGTATATGCCCACGCAGTGCTTGGACAACATTCTCATGTAGTTCGATATTTCTCTGCATGGGCAGAAGATGATCATATGCTTATACAGAATGAGTATTGTAATG GTGGAAGTTTAGCTGATGCCATaagtgaaaactatagaagcATGAGTTACTTTACAGAAGCAGAGTTGAAGGATCTCCTTTTGCAAGTTGGCCGGGGCTTGAGGTATATTCATTCAATGTCTTTGGTTCACATGGATATAAAGCCTA GCAATATTTTCATATCTCGAACCTCAATCCCAAATGCTGCCTCTGAAGAAGGAGATGAAGATGACTGGGCATCAAACAAAGTAATGTTTaaaatag GTGATCTTGGTCATGTAACAAGGATCTCTAGTCCACAAGTTGAAGAGGGTGATAGCCGTTTTCTTGCTAATGAAGTTTTGCAGGag aacTATACCCATCTACCAAAAGCGGATATTTTTGCCCTTGCCCTCACAGTGGTGTGTGCTGCTGGTGCTGAACCTCTTCCTAGAAATGGAGATCAATGGCATGAAATCAGACAGGGTAGATTACCTCGGATTCCACAAGTGCTTTCCCAAGAGTTTACAGAGTTGCTAaaa GTTATGATTCATCCAGACCCAGAGAAAAGACCTTCAGCAATGGCACTGGTAAAACATTCAGTATTGCTATCTGCTTCTAGAAAAAGTGCAGAACAATTACGAATAGAATTGAATgctgaaaaattcaaaaattcactTTTGCAGAA AGAACTCAAGAAAGCCCAGATGGCAAAAGCTGCAGCTGAGGAAAGAGCACTCTTCACTGATCGGATGACCACTAGGTCCACCACCCAGA GTCTGGAATTCCAATTTATGCCTACCAATCCATTGTGCCAATGGGAAATTCAGTGTACAATGCCTCCATTAGGATGA
- the WEE1 gene encoding wee1-like protein kinase isoform X1 gives MSFLSRQQPPPPRRPGASCTLRQKLIFSPCSDCEEEEEEEEEEGSGHSTGEDSAFQEPDSPLPPARSPTEPGPERRRSPGPAPGSPGELEEDMLLRGACPGADAAGGGAEGDSWEEEGFGSSSPVKSPAAAYFLGSSFSPVRCGGSGDASPRGCGARRASEGPCSPPPDHPGTPPHKTFRKLRLFDTPHTPKSLLSKARGIDSSSVKLRGGSLFMDTEKSGKREFDMRQTPQVNINPFTPDSVLLHSSGQCRRRKRTHWNDSCGEDMEASDYEFEDETRPAKRITITESNMKSRYTTEFHELEKIGSGEFGSVFKCVKRLDGCVYAIKRSKKPLAGSVDEQNALREVYAHAVLGQHSHVVRYFSAWAEDDHMLIQNEYCNGGSLADAISENYRSMSYFTEAELKDLLLQVGRGLRYIHSMSLVHMDIKPSNIFISRTSIPNAASEEGDEDDWASNKVMFKIGDLGHVTRISSPQVEEGDSRFLANEVLQENYTHLPKADIFALALTVVCAAGAEPLPRNGDQWHEIRQGRLPRIPQVLSQEFTELLKVMIHPDPEKRPSAMALVKHSVLLSASRKSAEQLRIELNAEKFKNSLLQKELKKAQMAKAAAEERALFTDRMTTRSTTQNDPNFQCSSKVCGVRKNIYVCSRKIYQEKMTCSVQTSLN, from the exons ATGAGCTTCCTAAGCCggcagcagccgccgccgccccgccgtCCCGGGGCTTCTTGCACTTTGCGGCAGAAGCTGATCTTCTCGCCCTGTAGCGactgtgaggaggaggaggaggaggaagaggaggagggcagcGGCCACAGCACGGGGGAGGACTCGGCCTTTCAAGAGCCTGACTCTCCACTGCCGCCCGCGCGGAGCCCCACAGAGCCCGGGCCCGAGCGCCGCCGctcgcccggcccggcccccggcAGCCCCGGGGAGCTGGAGGAGGACATGTTGCTGCGAGGCGCCTGTCCGGGCGCGGacgcggcgggcggcggggccgAGGGCGACTCATGGGAGGAGGAGGGCTTCGGCTCCTCATCGCCGGTCAAGTCGCCGGCAGCCGCCTACTTCCTGGGCAGCTCGTTCTCGCCGGTGCGCTGCGGCGGCTCGGGGGACGCGTCCCCGCGCGGTTGCGGGGCGCGCCGGGCTAGCGAGGGCCCCTGCTCGCCGCCGCCGGACCACCCCGGCACCCCGCCGCACAAGACCTTCCGCAAGCTGCGGCTCTTCGACACGCCGCACACGCCCAAG AGTTTGCTCTCCAAAGCTCGAGGAATTGATTCCAGCTCTGTTAAACTCCGAGGTGGTTCTTTGTTCATGGAtacagaaaaatcaggaaaaagggAATTTGACATGAGACAGACTCCTCAAGTGAATATTAATCCTTTTACCCCAGATTCTGTGTTACTTCATTCCTCAGGACAGTGTCGTAGAAGAAAGCGAACACATTGGAATGA TTCTTGTGGTGAAGATATGGAAGCCAGTGATTATGAGTTTGAAGATGAAACAAGACCTGCTAAA AGAATCACAATTACTGAAAGCAATATGAAGTCACGGTATACAACAGAATTTCATGAGCTAGAGAAAATTGGCTCTGGAGAATTTGGTTCTGTGTTTAAGTGTGTGAAGAGGCTGGATGGATGCGTTTATGCCATTAAGCGATCAAAAAAGCCATTGGCTGGCTCCGTCGATGA GCAGAACGCTTTGAGGGAAGTATATGCCCACGCAGTGCTTGGACAACATTCTCATGTAGTTCGATATTTCTCTGCATGGGCAGAAGATGATCATATGCTTATACAGAATGAGTATTGTAATG GTGGAAGTTTAGCTGATGCCATaagtgaaaactatagaagcATGAGTTACTTTACAGAAGCAGAGTTGAAGGATCTCCTTTTGCAAGTTGGCCGGGGCTTGAGGTATATTCATTCAATGTCTTTGGTTCACATGGATATAAAGCCTA GCAATATTTTCATATCTCGAACCTCAATCCCAAATGCTGCCTCTGAAGAAGGAGATGAAGATGACTGGGCATCAAACAAAGTAATGTTTaaaatag GTGATCTTGGTCATGTAACAAGGATCTCTAGTCCACAAGTTGAAGAGGGTGATAGCCGTTTTCTTGCTAATGAAGTTTTGCAGGag aacTATACCCATCTACCAAAAGCGGATATTTTTGCCCTTGCCCTCACAGTGGTGTGTGCTGCTGGTGCTGAACCTCTTCCTAGAAATGGAGATCAATGGCATGAAATCAGACAGGGTAGATTACCTCGGATTCCACAAGTGCTTTCCCAAGAGTTTACAGAGTTGCTAaaa GTTATGATTCATCCAGACCCAGAGAAAAGACCTTCAGCAATGGCACTGGTAAAACATTCAGTATTGCTATCTGCTTCTAGAAAAAGTGCAGAACAATTACGAATAGAATTGAATgctgaaaaattcaaaaattcactTTTGCAGAA AGAACTCAAGAAAGCCCAGATGGCAAAAGCTGCAGCTGAGGAAAGAGCACTCTTCACTGATCGGATGACCACTAGGTCCACCACCCAGA ATGACCCTAATTTTCAATGCAGTTCAAAGGTCTGTGGAGTAAGGAAAAATATCTATGTATGCTCTAGGAAGATTTACCAGGAAAAGATGACATGTTCTGTCCAAACTTCATTAAACTAA
- the WEE1 gene encoding wee1-like protein kinase isoform X3: MSFLSRQQPPPPRRPGASCTLRQKLIFSPCSDCEEEEEEEEEEGSGHSTGEDSAFQEPDSPLPPARSPTEPGPERRRSPGPAPGSPGELEEDMLLRGACPGADAAGGGAEGDSWEEEGFGSSSPVKSPAAAYFLGSSFSPVRCGGSGDASPRGCGARRASEGPCSPPPDHPGTPPHKTFRKLRLFDTPHTPKSLLSKARGIDSSSVKLRGGSLFMDTEKSGKREFDMRQTPQVNINPFTPDSVLLHSSGQCRRRKRTHWNDSCGEDMEASDYEFEDETRPAKRITITESNMKSRYTTEFHELEKIGSGEFGSVFKCVKRLDGCVYAIKRSKKPLAGSVDEQNALREVYAHAVLGQHSHVVRYFSAWAEDDHMLIQNEYCNGGSLADAISENYRSMSYFTEAELKDLLLQVGRGLRYIHSMSLVHMDIKPSNIFISRTSIPNAASEEGDEDDWASNKVMFKIGDLGHVTRISSPQVEEGDSRFLANEVLQENYTHLPKADIFALALTVVCAAGAEPLPRNGDQWHEIRQGRLPRIPQVLSQEFTELLKVMIHPDPEKRPSAMALVKHSVLLSASRKSAEQLRIELNAEKFKNSLLQKELKKAQMAKAAAEERALFTDRMTTRSTTQSNRTSRLIGKKMNRSVSLTIY, encoded by the exons ATGAGCTTCCTAAGCCggcagcagccgccgccgccccgccgtCCCGGGGCTTCTTGCACTTTGCGGCAGAAGCTGATCTTCTCGCCCTGTAGCGactgtgaggaggaggaggaggaggaagaggaggagggcagcGGCCACAGCACGGGGGAGGACTCGGCCTTTCAAGAGCCTGACTCTCCACTGCCGCCCGCGCGGAGCCCCACAGAGCCCGGGCCCGAGCGCCGCCGctcgcccggcccggcccccggcAGCCCCGGGGAGCTGGAGGAGGACATGTTGCTGCGAGGCGCCTGTCCGGGCGCGGacgcggcgggcggcggggccgAGGGCGACTCATGGGAGGAGGAGGGCTTCGGCTCCTCATCGCCGGTCAAGTCGCCGGCAGCCGCCTACTTCCTGGGCAGCTCGTTCTCGCCGGTGCGCTGCGGCGGCTCGGGGGACGCGTCCCCGCGCGGTTGCGGGGCGCGCCGGGCTAGCGAGGGCCCCTGCTCGCCGCCGCCGGACCACCCCGGCACCCCGCCGCACAAGACCTTCCGCAAGCTGCGGCTCTTCGACACGCCGCACACGCCCAAG AGTTTGCTCTCCAAAGCTCGAGGAATTGATTCCAGCTCTGTTAAACTCCGAGGTGGTTCTTTGTTCATGGAtacagaaaaatcaggaaaaagggAATTTGACATGAGACAGACTCCTCAAGTGAATATTAATCCTTTTACCCCAGATTCTGTGTTACTTCATTCCTCAGGACAGTGTCGTAGAAGAAAGCGAACACATTGGAATGA TTCTTGTGGTGAAGATATGGAAGCCAGTGATTATGAGTTTGAAGATGAAACAAGACCTGCTAAA AGAATCACAATTACTGAAAGCAATATGAAGTCACGGTATACAACAGAATTTCATGAGCTAGAGAAAATTGGCTCTGGAGAATTTGGTTCTGTGTTTAAGTGTGTGAAGAGGCTGGATGGATGCGTTTATGCCATTAAGCGATCAAAAAAGCCATTGGCTGGCTCCGTCGATGA GCAGAACGCTTTGAGGGAAGTATATGCCCACGCAGTGCTTGGACAACATTCTCATGTAGTTCGATATTTCTCTGCATGGGCAGAAGATGATCATATGCTTATACAGAATGAGTATTGTAATG GTGGAAGTTTAGCTGATGCCATaagtgaaaactatagaagcATGAGTTACTTTACAGAAGCAGAGTTGAAGGATCTCCTTTTGCAAGTTGGCCGGGGCTTGAGGTATATTCATTCAATGTCTTTGGTTCACATGGATATAAAGCCTA GCAATATTTTCATATCTCGAACCTCAATCCCAAATGCTGCCTCTGAAGAAGGAGATGAAGATGACTGGGCATCAAACAAAGTAATGTTTaaaatag GTGATCTTGGTCATGTAACAAGGATCTCTAGTCCACAAGTTGAAGAGGGTGATAGCCGTTTTCTTGCTAATGAAGTTTTGCAGGag aacTATACCCATCTACCAAAAGCGGATATTTTTGCCCTTGCCCTCACAGTGGTGTGTGCTGCTGGTGCTGAACCTCTTCCTAGAAATGGAGATCAATGGCATGAAATCAGACAGGGTAGATTACCTCGGATTCCACAAGTGCTTTCCCAAGAGTTTACAGAGTTGCTAaaa GTTATGATTCATCCAGACCCAGAGAAAAGACCTTCAGCAATGGCACTGGTAAAACATTCAGTATTGCTATCTGCTTCTAGAAAAAGTGCAGAACAATTACGAATAGAATTGAATgctgaaaaattcaaaaattcactTTTGCAGAA AGAACTCAAGAAAGCCCAGATGGCAAAAGCTGCAGCTGAGGAAAGAGCACTCTTCACTGATCGGATGACCACTAGGTCCACCACCCAGAGTAATAGAACATCTCGACttattggaaagaaaatgaaccGCTCTGTCAGCCTTACCATATACTGA